From Actinoplanes oblitus, a single genomic window includes:
- a CDS encoding DUF58 domain-containing protein: MREALRGLTTRGRSFLAAAIAAGISALVLGERDLLRVAVLLATLPLLAAAYVGRSRYKLACTRSLEPGRAPVGSSARVILRLQNLSRLPTGTMLLEDRLPYALGSRPRVVLERLGAHQASSVAYTVRADVRGRYPIGPLVVRLTDPFGLCELTRSFPSVDQLTVIPQVLPLPRVRLAGEYAGTGDSRARSVAVHGEDDAATREYRRGDDLRRVHWRSTARTGELMVRREEQPWDSRATVVLDTRAHAHRGEGPTASFEWAVSAAASVAVHLREAGYKLRLVTGTGIDIDAAEAGGEGLILDTLADVKLASTGDVAALVEQVRRRSDGGLVIGLFGTLTTAEAHLLSGLRGNGATCIGFAIDSCTWIPMTPGDRQESDREHAAASLALVRSGWRSVPVSHGETLPALWPTVGRGSQGFAYRAAMAETVGGVIR; the protein is encoded by the coding sequence ATGCGGGAGGCGCTGCGGGGGCTCACCACGCGCGGCCGCTCGTTCCTGGCCGCGGCGATCGCGGCCGGGATCTCCGCCCTGGTGCTCGGCGAGCGTGACCTGCTGCGGGTCGCCGTGCTGCTGGCCACGCTGCCGCTGCTGGCCGCGGCGTACGTCGGCCGCAGCCGCTACAAACTGGCCTGCACCAGGTCGCTGGAGCCGGGCCGGGCCCCGGTCGGCTCCAGCGCGCGGGTCATCCTGCGACTACAGAACCTCTCCCGGCTGCCCACCGGCACCATGCTGCTGGAGGACCGCCTGCCGTACGCGTTGGGCAGCCGCCCGCGCGTGGTGCTGGAGCGGCTCGGCGCGCACCAGGCCAGCTCGGTGGCATACACGGTGCGCGCCGACGTGCGCGGCAGGTACCCGATCGGTCCGCTGGTGGTCCGGCTGACCGATCCGTTCGGGCTGTGCGAGCTGACCCGCTCGTTCCCCAGCGTCGACCAGCTCACCGTGATCCCGCAGGTGCTGCCGCTCCCCCGGGTGCGGCTGGCCGGGGAGTACGCCGGCACCGGGGACAGCCGGGCCCGCTCGGTGGCGGTGCACGGCGAGGACGACGCCGCCACCCGGGAGTACCGCCGCGGCGACGACCTGCGCCGGGTGCACTGGCGGTCCACCGCGCGCACCGGCGAGCTGATGGTCCGCCGCGAGGAGCAACCCTGGGACAGCCGGGCCACCGTGGTGCTGGACACCCGGGCACACGCGCACCGCGGCGAGGGCCCGACGGCCAGCTTCGAGTGGGCGGTCTCGGCGGCCGCCAGCGTCGCGGTGCACCTGCGCGAGGCGGGCTACAAGCTGCGCCTGGTGACCGGCACCGGGATCGACATCGACGCGGCCGAGGCCGGCGGCGAGGGCCTGATCCTGGACACCCTGGCGGACGTCAAGCTGGCCTCCACCGGTGACGTGGCGGCGCTGGTCGAGCAGGTCCGCCGGCGGTCCGACGGCGGCCTGGTGATCGGGCTGTTCGGCACCCTCACCACTGCCGAGGCGCACCTGCTCTCCGGCCTGCGCGGCAACGGCGCGACCTGCATCGGGTTCGCCATCGACAGCTGCACCTGGATCCCGATGACGCCGGGCGACCGGCAGGAGTCCGATCGCGAGCACGCCGCCGCCTCGCTCGCGCTGGTGCGCAGCGGCTGGCGGTCGGTGCCGGTGTCGCACGGCGAGACGCTGCCGGCGCTGTGGCCCACGGTGGGCCGCGGATCGCAGGGCTTCGCGTACCGGGCGGCGATGGCCGAGACCGTGGGCGGGGTGATCCGATGA
- a CDS encoding AAA family ATPase produces the protein MTTPTWGEPTGPLTSAEFRAATQAIMANIEQVIEGKSATVRLALAVLLAEGHLLIEDVPGVGKTKLAKALARSIDCSVRRIQFTPDLLPSDVTGVSVYNQETRDFEFKPGAVFANLVVGDEINRASPKTQSALLECMEERQVTVDGTTYELQAPFMVVATQNPIEMEGTYPLPEAQRDRFTARIAMGYPDPRAELAMLGLHGDHDPLNDIRAVADAALVRRLIETARAVHAADAVQQYAIALVTATREAPEIRLGASPRSTLQLLRTAKAVAALEGRDYVLPDDLQALAVPVLAHRLIPTADAQLNRRTTDTIVSEIVHRLPIPQANRNPYDARDGRAPYESRGR, from the coding sequence GTGACAACGCCGACCTGGGGCGAGCCGACAGGACCGCTGACCAGCGCCGAGTTCCGCGCCGCGACGCAAGCCATCATGGCCAACATCGAGCAGGTCATCGAGGGCAAGAGCGCGACGGTGCGGCTGGCCCTCGCGGTTCTGCTCGCCGAGGGGCACCTGCTGATCGAGGACGTGCCGGGCGTCGGCAAGACCAAACTCGCCAAGGCCCTCGCCCGCTCGATCGACTGCTCGGTGCGCCGGATCCAGTTCACCCCGGACCTGCTGCCCAGTGACGTCACCGGGGTGAGCGTCTACAACCAGGAGACCCGGGACTTCGAGTTCAAGCCGGGTGCCGTCTTCGCCAACCTGGTGGTCGGCGACGAGATCAACCGTGCCTCGCCGAAAACCCAGTCCGCCCTCCTGGAGTGCATGGAGGAGCGGCAGGTCACCGTCGACGGCACGACCTACGAGCTGCAGGCGCCGTTCATGGTGGTGGCCACGCAGAACCCGATCGAGATGGAGGGCACCTATCCGCTGCCGGAGGCGCAGCGGGACCGGTTCACCGCCCGGATCGCGATGGGTTACCCGGACCCCCGCGCCGAGCTGGCCATGCTCGGCCTGCACGGCGACCACGACCCGCTCAACGACATCCGCGCGGTGGCCGACGCCGCGCTGGTCCGCCGGCTGATCGAGACGGCTCGCGCGGTGCACGCCGCCGACGCCGTCCAGCAGTACGCGATCGCCCTGGTCACCGCGACCCGGGAGGCCCCGGAGATCCGCCTCGGCGCGTCCCCGCGGTCCACCCTGCAGCTGCTGCGCACCGCCAAGGCGGTCGCCGCGCTGGAGGGCCGCGACTACGTCCTCCCCGACGACCTGCAGGCGCTGGCCGTGCCGGTGCTCGCCCACCGTCTCATCCCGACGGCCGACGCGCAGCTCAACCGGCGGACCACCGACACCATCGTCTCGGAGATCGTGCACCGGCTGCCGATCCCGCAGGCGAACCGGAACCCGTACGACGCCCGGGACGGCCGCGCGCCGTACGAGTCCCGGGGGCGGTGA
- the leuS gene encoding leucine--tRNA ligase, giving the protein MVKMSETENPFRYTAAMAGEMELRWQQYWAENGTFHAPNPVGELADPDHPRAGAPKLHVQDMFPYPSGAGLHVGHPLGYIGTDCYTRYQRMAGFNVLHPMGFDAFGLPAEQYAVQTGTHPAVTTAANVDRYRQQLRRLGLAYDDRRSFSTTDPEYYRWTQWIFLQVFNSWFDPELNKARPIAELIAEFESGARGPEWAGLSATERRKVIDGYRLAYMSEAPVNWCPGLGTVLANEEVTPEGRSERGNFPVFQRSLKQWMMRITAYGDRLVDDLDVLDWPEPVKLMQRNWIGRSRGAHVHFAAGDDRITVFTTRPDTLFGATYMVLAPEHELVATIVPAEWPAGTHESWKVAATPGEAVAAYQATAAAKTEEERTAEGKVKTGVFTGAYAVNPVNDERIPVFIADYVLAGYGTGAIMAVPGHDQRDFEFATVFELPVVRTIATPDGFEGAYVGDGEVINSGFLDGLTKDDAKAAMIAWLEEHGKGAGATTYRLRDWLFSRQRYWGEPFPIVYDETGLPIALPDSMLPVELPEVDDFSPRTFDPDDADTEPETPLSRKKDWVQVELDLGDGPKTYTRETNTMPQWAGSCWYELRYLDPHNDKVLVDPANEAYWMGPRSATDAGGVDLYVGGVEHAVLHLLYARFWHKVLFDLGHVSSFEPFRKLFNQGYIQAYAFRDARGVVVPAEEVVERDGKWYYGDQQVSREYGKMGKSLKNVVTPDEMCEQYGADTFRVYEMAMGPLDVSRPWETRAVIGSQRFLQRVWRLVVDEETGAIRVTDEPLDAKTRKILHRVIAGVREDMEELRFNTAIAKLIELTNALTPLPVVSREAVEPLVLMLSPFAPHLAEELWSKLGHIGTLAYADFPQADPAQLVADSITYPVQVNGKVRGRVEVAPDTPEEEVRAQALAAVAEALAGKEPKKVIVVKGRLVSVVV; this is encoded by the coding sequence ATGGTGAAGATGAGCGAGACCGAGAACCCGTTCCGTTACACCGCCGCGATGGCCGGCGAGATGGAGCTGCGCTGGCAGCAGTACTGGGCGGAGAACGGGACGTTCCACGCGCCCAACCCGGTCGGCGAGCTGGCCGACCCGGACCACCCGCGCGCCGGCGCTCCGAAACTGCACGTGCAGGACATGTTCCCGTACCCGTCCGGCGCCGGCCTGCACGTGGGGCACCCGCTGGGCTACATCGGCACCGACTGCTACACCCGCTACCAGCGGATGGCCGGCTTCAACGTGCTGCACCCGATGGGCTTCGACGCGTTCGGCCTGCCCGCCGAGCAGTACGCGGTGCAGACCGGCACCCACCCGGCGGTGACCACGGCGGCCAACGTCGACAGGTACCGGCAGCAGCTGCGCCGCCTGGGCCTGGCGTACGACGACCGCCGCTCGTTCTCCACCACCGACCCGGAGTACTACCGCTGGACCCAGTGGATCTTCCTGCAGGTCTTCAACTCCTGGTTCGACCCGGAGCTGAACAAGGCCCGGCCGATCGCCGAGCTGATCGCCGAGTTCGAGTCCGGCGCGCGCGGGCCGGAGTGGGCCGGCCTGTCCGCCACCGAGCGGCGCAAGGTGATCGACGGGTACCGGCTGGCCTACATGAGCGAGGCCCCGGTCAACTGGTGTCCCGGCCTGGGCACCGTGCTGGCCAACGAGGAGGTCACCCCGGAGGGCCGGTCCGAGCGGGGCAACTTCCCGGTCTTCCAGCGCAGCCTGAAGCAGTGGATGATGCGGATCACCGCGTACGGTGACCGGCTGGTCGACGACCTGGACGTGCTGGACTGGCCGGAGCCGGTCAAGCTGATGCAGCGCAACTGGATCGGCCGCTCCCGGGGGGCGCACGTCCACTTCGCGGCCGGCGACGACCGGATCACGGTGTTCACCACCCGCCCGGACACCCTGTTCGGCGCCACCTACATGGTCCTGGCCCCGGAGCACGAGCTGGTCGCCACGATCGTGCCGGCCGAGTGGCCCGCCGGTACCCACGAGTCCTGGAAGGTCGCCGCCACCCCGGGCGAGGCCGTCGCCGCCTACCAGGCGACGGCAGCCGCCAAGACCGAGGAGGAGCGGACCGCCGAGGGCAAGGTGAAGACCGGCGTCTTCACCGGCGCCTACGCGGTCAACCCGGTCAACGACGAGCGCATCCCGGTCTTCATCGCCGACTACGTGCTGGCCGGCTACGGCACCGGCGCGATCATGGCGGTGCCCGGCCACGACCAGCGCGACTTCGAGTTCGCCACGGTCTTCGAGCTGCCGGTGGTCCGGACCATCGCCACCCCGGACGGCTTCGAGGGCGCCTACGTCGGCGACGGCGAGGTGATCAATTCCGGCTTCCTGGACGGCCTGACCAAGGACGACGCCAAGGCCGCGATGATCGCCTGGCTGGAGGAGCACGGCAAGGGCGCCGGCGCCACCACCTACCGCCTGCGCGACTGGCTGTTCAGCCGGCAGCGGTACTGGGGCGAGCCGTTCCCGATCGTCTACGACGAGACCGGCCTGCCGATCGCGCTGCCCGACTCGATGCTGCCGGTCGAGCTGCCCGAGGTCGACGACTTCTCGCCGCGCACCTTCGACCCGGACGACGCGGACACCGAGCCGGAGACCCCGCTGTCCCGCAAGAAGGACTGGGTGCAGGTCGAGCTGGACCTGGGTGACGGTCCCAAGACGTACACCCGGGAGACCAACACCATGCCGCAGTGGGCCGGCTCCTGCTGGTACGAACTGCGCTACCTGGACCCGCACAACGACAAGGTGCTGGTCGACCCGGCCAACGAGGCGTACTGGATGGGCCCGCGCTCGGCGACCGACGCCGGTGGTGTCGACCTGTACGTGGGCGGCGTCGAGCACGCCGTGCTGCACCTGCTGTACGCCCGCTTCTGGCACAAGGTGCTGTTCGACCTGGGCCACGTCTCGTCCTTCGAGCCGTTCCGCAAGCTGTTCAACCAGGGCTACATCCAGGCCTACGCGTTCCGCGACGCCCGTGGCGTGGTGGTGCCGGCCGAGGAGGTCGTCGAGCGCGACGGCAAGTGGTACTACGGCGACCAGCAGGTCAGCCGCGAGTACGGCAAGATGGGCAAGTCGCTGAAGAACGTGGTGACCCCGGACGAGATGTGCGAGCAGTACGGCGCCGACACGTTCCGGGTCTACGAGATGGCGATGGGCCCGCTGGACGTCTCCCGGCCCTGGGAGACCCGGGCGGTGATCGGGTCGCAGCGCTTCCTGCAGCGCGTCTGGCGTCTGGTGGTCGACGAGGAGACCGGCGCGATCCGGGTCACCGACGAGCCGCTGGACGCCAAGACCCGCAAGATCCTGCACCGGGTCATCGCGGGTGTCCGGGAGGACATGGAGGAGCTGCGGTTCAACACCGCGATCGCCAAGCTGATCGAGCTGACCAACGCGCTGACCCCGCTGCCGGTGGTCTCCCGGGAGGCCGTCGAGCCGCTGGTGCTGATGCTGTCCCCGTTCGCCCCGCACCTGGCCGAGGAGCTGTGGAGCAAGCTGGGCCACATCGGGACGCTGGCCTACGCCGACTTCCCGCAGGCCGACCCGGCGCAGCTGGTGGCCGACTCGATCACCTACCCGGTGCAGGTGAACGGCAAGGTCCGCGGCCGGGTCGAGGTCGCCCCGGACACCCCGGAGGAGGAGGTCCGGGCGCAGGCCCTGGCCGCCGTCGCCGAGGCGCTGGCCGGCAAGGAGCCGAAGAAGGTCATCGTGGTCAAGGGCCGTCTGGTCAGCGTCGTCGTCTGA
- a CDS encoding TVP38/TMEM64 family protein, which translates to MTDKPERPVGARTGDSQAAPISRKRRFVRLGVLTALIAGLAVAAATLPLRELGDAVVALGPGAAVAVAVLGGLLLSVLVPRTAVTVACGALLGAATGAIAALAAALIAAIATYYAGRWAGRGALQAKAGGRLARLDGWLNRRGLAAVLLVRFLPLAPFGLVGYAYGTTSVCRKRYLLGTTIAAIPSTITYAVIGAAVATPGKMSAITVAPALISFVLSTAIVLRWRQTSRRTATPA; encoded by the coding sequence ATGACCGACAAACCTGAACGCCCCGTGGGCGCCCGCACCGGGGACTCTCAGGCCGCGCCGATCAGCCGCAAGCGCCGTTTCGTCCGGCTCGGCGTGCTGACCGCGCTGATCGCCGGTCTGGCGGTGGCCGCCGCCACCCTGCCGCTGCGTGAGCTGGGCGACGCGGTGGTCGCGCTCGGCCCCGGCGCCGCCGTCGCCGTCGCCGTGCTGGGCGGCCTGCTGCTCTCCGTCCTGGTGCCGCGCACCGCGGTGACGGTGGCCTGCGGCGCCCTGCTCGGTGCCGCGACCGGTGCGATCGCCGCGCTGGCCGCCGCCCTGATCGCCGCGATCGCCACCTACTACGCGGGCCGCTGGGCCGGTCGCGGCGCCCTGCAGGCCAAGGCCGGCGGCCGGCTCGCCCGCCTGGACGGCTGGCTCAACCGTCGTGGCCTGGCCGCCGTGCTCCTGGTCCGCTTCCTGCCGCTCGCCCCGTTCGGCCTGGTCGGCTACGCCTACGGCACCACCAGCGTGTGCCGCAAGCGCTACCTGCTGGGCACCACGATCGCCGCCATCCCGTCCACGATCACCTACGCCGTGATCGGCGCCGCGGTGGCCACCCCGGGCAAGATGAGCGCGATCACCGTCGCCCCGGCGCTGATCAGCTTCGTGCTCTCCACGGCGATCGTGCTCCGCTGGCGGCAGACCTCCCGCCGCACCGCCACCCCGGCCTGA
- a CDS encoding type 1 glutamine amidotransferase, producing the protein MNDSTLRIVWIYPDLLSTYGDRGNLLILAHRAAARGIPVETYEVRSDMQMPTTADIYLIGGGEDGPQSLAAQRLIADGGLHRAVNQGASVLAICAGYQLFGHSFFAKGTKVAGLGLLDISSDRGETRAVGELRGDIDPRLGLPPLTGFENHGGRTHLGQHAAPLARVTSGIGNDGHTEGAWAGKIIGTYSHGPALARNPAIADLLLRWATGADRLAPLDDTWPERLRGERFAATAPA; encoded by the coding sequence ATGAACGACAGCACGCTGCGGATCGTCTGGATCTACCCGGATCTGCTCTCCACCTACGGCGACCGGGGCAACCTGCTGATCCTGGCGCACCGGGCGGCCGCCCGCGGCATCCCGGTGGAGACCTACGAGGTCCGCTCCGACATGCAGATGCCGACCACCGCCGACATCTACCTGATCGGCGGCGGTGAGGACGGCCCCCAGTCGCTGGCCGCCCAGCGCCTGATCGCCGACGGCGGGCTGCACCGCGCCGTCAACCAGGGCGCCTCGGTCCTGGCCATCTGCGCGGGTTACCAACTGTTCGGTCACTCGTTCTTCGCCAAGGGGACCAAAGTTGCGGGCCTCGGCCTGCTCGACATCTCCTCGGACCGGGGCGAGACCCGGGCGGTCGGCGAGCTGCGCGGCGACATCGACCCGCGGCTCGGCCTGCCGCCGCTGACCGGCTTCGAGAACCACGGCGGCCGCACCCACCTGGGCCAACACGCCGCACCGCTGGCCCGGGTGACCAGCGGCATCGGCAACGACGGGCACACCGAGGGCGCCTGGGCCGGCAAGATCATCGGGACGTACTCGCACGGACCGGCGCTGGCTCGCAACCCGGCTATAGCCGATCTGCTACTGCGTTGGGCGACCGGCGCGGATAGGCTTGCGCCTCTTGACGACACCTGGCCGGAGCGTCTGAGGGGTGAGCGGTTCGCCGCCACCGCCCCGGCCTGA
- a CDS encoding Mur ligase family protein: protein MPLRAIVATTASKTAAALSRAAGRGDGSVIGGWIGLKIDPDLLAHLSSGRAVALVSGTNGKTTTTRLTAAAVGVLGRVATNGYGANMPTGHTSALAKEGHTPFAVLEVDEHYLAQVIDSTRPKVVALLNLSRDQLDRAKEVAMMAQLWKTALAGHPEIRVVANADDPMVVWAAVSSPQVTWFSAGQRWHDDSFVCPESGHPIERADGDWWCTGCPLRRPVPQWVVEEDGVIDPRGDWHLVKLQLPGKVNLGNAATALAVAGEFGVRPIEALPRLSRVTSIAGRYAQVDRDGRNIRLLLAKNPASWLEAFDMADQAPTLLSINARDPDGLDTSWLWDVDFAPLRDRPVLITGDRAYDLAVRLEVNRVPFQHVQSFDQALAAVPPGRLEVIANYTAFQDIRAVLDRVN from the coding sequence ATGCCCCTGCGGGCCATAGTCGCGACCACTGCGTCGAAGACCGCGGCCGCGCTCTCCAGGGCCGCGGGACGCGGCGACGGATCGGTGATCGGCGGCTGGATCGGCCTCAAGATCGATCCGGATCTGCTGGCCCACCTGTCGTCCGGCCGGGCTGTCGCCCTGGTCTCCGGCACCAACGGCAAGACCACCACCACGCGCCTCACCGCGGCCGCCGTCGGCGTGCTCGGCCGGGTCGCGACCAACGGGTACGGCGCCAACATGCCCACCGGCCACACCTCCGCGCTGGCGAAGGAGGGGCACACCCCGTTCGCCGTGCTGGAGGTCGACGAGCACTACCTGGCCCAGGTGATCGACTCCACCCGGCCCAAGGTGGTGGCGCTGCTCAACCTCTCCCGCGACCAGCTGGACCGGGCCAAGGAGGTGGCGATGATGGCGCAGCTGTGGAAGACCGCGCTGGCCGGCCACCCCGAGATCCGGGTGGTGGCCAACGCGGACGACCCGATGGTGGTCTGGGCCGCCGTGAGCAGCCCACAGGTCACCTGGTTCAGCGCGGGTCAGCGCTGGCACGACGACTCGTTCGTGTGCCCGGAGAGCGGGCACCCGATCGAGCGGGCCGACGGTGACTGGTGGTGCACCGGCTGCCCGCTGCGCCGCCCCGTCCCGCAGTGGGTGGTGGAGGAGGACGGCGTCATCGACCCGCGCGGCGACTGGCACCTGGTGAAGCTCCAGCTCCCCGGCAAGGTCAACCTGGGTAACGCGGCCACCGCCCTCGCGGTCGCCGGTGAGTTCGGGGTCCGCCCGATCGAGGCCCTCCCCCGGCTCTCCCGGGTGACCTCCATCGCCGGGCGGTACGCGCAGGTCGACCGGGACGGCCGCAACATCCGGCTGCTGCTCGCCAAGAACCCGGCGAGCTGGCTGGAGGCGTTCGACATGGCCGACCAGGCGCCGACGCTGCTCTCGATCAACGCGCGGGACCCCGACGGGCTGGACACCTCGTGGCTGTGGGACGTCGACTTCGCCCCGCTGCGCGACCGGCCGGTGCTGATCACCGGGGACCGGGCGTACGACCTGGCCGTCCGGCTCGAGGTGAACCGGGTGCCGTTCCAGCACGTACAAAGCTTCGACCAGGCGCTGGCGGCGGTCCCGCCCGGCCGCCTCGAGGTGATCGCCAACTACACGGCGTTCCAGGACATCCGCGCGGTGCTCGACCGTGTCAACTGA
- a CDS encoding C40 family peptidase gives MSGAGTIALSLGLCLCAGQLVGASPAAASTTPVASAVTATTAAAAKAKPRLTASVNNRKLPWGSTLKLTAKVIDPRTGKVAKGTVRLQAWRSSKWVTWDTKTVRNGAVTLAARPDQKGVGSSVYVRALFTGSGYQQTASGKAKITLKASGAKILAEAKKHKGALYLFGAAGPKRFDCSGYTSYVYKKAAGKSLPHKANSQQKYGKAVSKSSKRVGDLIVFRSGSYGYHAGIYAGGGYMYDSPHTGARVGKHKIYGSNYVVRRLVA, from the coding sequence ATGTCCGGCGCCGGTACCATCGCACTGTCCCTGGGTCTCTGCCTCTGCGCCGGCCAGCTCGTTGGAGCCTCGCCGGCGGCCGCGTCCACCACCCCGGTCGCGAGCGCCGTCACCGCCACCACCGCGGCGGCTGCCAAGGCCAAGCCCAGGTTGACCGCTTCGGTCAACAACCGGAAGCTCCCCTGGGGCTCCACCCTCAAGCTCACCGCCAAGGTCATCGACCCGCGCACCGGCAAGGTCGCCAAGGGCACGGTCCGGCTGCAGGCCTGGCGCTCCAGCAAATGGGTCACCTGGGACACCAAGACCGTGCGCAACGGTGCGGTCACCCTGGCGGCCCGTCCCGACCAGAAGGGCGTCGGCTCCAGCGTCTACGTCCGCGCGCTCTTCACCGGCAGCGGCTACCAGCAGACCGCCTCCGGTAAGGCGAAGATCACGCTCAAGGCCAGCGGGGCCAAGATCCTCGCCGAGGCCAAGAAGCACAAGGGCGCGCTCTACCTGTTCGGTGCCGCCGGGCCCAAGCGGTTCGACTGCTCCGGGTACACCAGCTACGTGTACAAGAAGGCGGCCGGCAAGAGCCTGCCGCACAAGGCGAACTCGCAGCAGAAGTACGGCAAGGCGGTCAGCAAGTCGAGCAAGCGCGTCGGCGACCTGATCGTCTTCCGGTCCGGGTCGTACGGGTACCACGCGGGCATCTACGCCGGCGGCGGGTACATGTACGACTCGCCGCACACGGGCGCCCGGGTCGGGAAGCACAAGATCTACGGCAGCAACTACGTCGTGCGGCGCCTGGTCGCCTGA
- the mraZ gene encoding division/cell wall cluster transcriptional repressor MraZ, with protein sequence MFLGTHTPRLDEKGRLILPAKFRDELAGGVVITKGQERCLYVFPMPEFQRIAGQLREAPVTNKAARAYSRVFFASAHDEVPDKQGRVTIPAHLREYASLGRDLVVIGASTRVEIWDKQSWDDYLSASEEEFADIEEGVLPGGL encoded by the coding sequence ATGTTCCTCGGCACGCACACCCCTCGGCTGGACGAGAAGGGCCGGCTGATTCTCCCGGCGAAGTTCCGTGACGAGCTGGCGGGAGGTGTCGTGATCACGAAGGGGCAGGAGCGCTGTCTTTACGTGTTCCCGATGCCGGAGTTCCAGCGCATCGCGGGCCAGCTGCGCGAGGCGCCGGTGACCAACAAGGCCGCCCGGGCTTACAGCCGGGTGTTCTTCGCCAGCGCCCACGACGAGGTGCCTGACAAGCAGGGCCGGGTCACCATCCCCGCACATCTGCGGGAGTACGCGAGTCTCGGCCGGGATCTCGTGGTGATCGGGGCCAGCACCCGGGTCGAGATCTGGGACAAGCAGTCCTGGGACGACTACCTCTCGGCGAGCGAGGAAGAGTTCGCCGACATCGAGGAGGGGGTGCTGCCCGGCGGACTGTAA
- the rsmH gene encoding 16S rRNA (cytosine(1402)-N(4))-methyltransferase RsmH, with protein MGVDMGEPRGAHVPVLLERCLELLGPALARPGAVHVDFTLGLGGHAEAVLERFPDVVLIGLDRDTEALAHSRHRLARFAERTHLVHAVYHELPRVLTELGLPGIHSGLFDLGVSSLQLDEADRGFAYAQDAPLDMRMDQSRGITAEEVVNTYEPGELVRILRQYGEEKFATRIVSSLVRERAKQRIVSTARLAELIKDAIPAAARRTGGNPAKRSFQALRIEVNGELEVLESAVPAALDALSPGGRLVVMSYQSLEDKIVKRAITSRARSTGPIDLPVELPGTGPTLRLLTRGSELPSEAEVAENPRAASVKLRAVERIDEHESGTTRGRGAGRERPRMTAPTHGGSGRKRPEAHKEGEGEA; from the coding sequence ATGGGGGTCGACATGGGGGAGCCGCGCGGTGCGCACGTTCCGGTGCTGCTGGAACGCTGCCTCGAGCTGCTCGGTCCGGCCCTGGCCCGGCCCGGCGCGGTGCACGTCGACTTCACGCTGGGTCTCGGCGGGCACGCCGAGGCGGTGCTGGAGCGGTTCCCGGACGTCGTCCTGATCGGTCTGGACCGGGACACCGAGGCGCTCGCCCACTCCCGGCATCGGCTGGCCCGGTTCGCCGAGCGGACGCACCTGGTGCACGCGGTCTACCACGAGCTGCCCCGGGTGCTCACCGAGCTCGGCCTGCCCGGGATCCACAGCGGACTGTTCGATCTGGGTGTCTCCTCGTTGCAGCTGGACGAGGCGGACCGCGGTTTCGCGTACGCGCAGGACGCCCCGCTCGACATGCGGATGGACCAGTCCCGGGGGATCACCGCGGAAGAGGTCGTCAACACGTACGAGCCGGGCGAGCTGGTGCGCATCCTCCGGCAGTACGGGGAGGAGAAGTTCGCCACGCGGATCGTCTCGTCGCTGGTGCGGGAGCGGGCGAAACAGCGGATCGTCTCGACGGCCCGGCTGGCCGAGCTGATTAAAGACGCTATTCCGGCCGCCGCGCGGCGAACGGGTGGAAATCCCGCGAAAAGGTCGTTCCAGGCACTACGCATTGAGGTGAACGGCGAGCTCGAGGTGCTCGAATCCGCTGTTCCGGCGGCTTTGGACGCCTTGTCGCCCGGCGGGCGACTTGTGGTGATGAGTTATCAATCGTTGGAGGACAAGATCGTCAAGCGCGCCATCACGTCGAGGGCGCGCAGCACCGGGCCGATCGACCTGCCGGTCGAGCTGCCCGGCACCGGTCCGACGCTGCGGCTGCTGACCCGAGGGTCGGAGCTGCCCAGCGAGGCGGAGGTGGCGGAGAACCCGCGGGCGGCTTCGGTGAAGCTGCGCGCGGTGGAACGGATCGACGAGCACGAGAGCGGCACCACCAGGGGACGAGGGGCCGGCCGCGAACGGCCCCGGATGACTGCACCAACGCACGGGGGATCGGGGCGGAAACGCCCGGAGGCGCACAAAGAGGGGGAGGGGGAAGCATGA